The Streptomyces albofaciens JCM 4342 genome has a segment encoding these proteins:
- a CDS encoding acyl-CoA dehydrogenase family protein: MTTATTAAALTPDQLAIVETTLDFAQEHIAPHAVAWDRDKHFPVDVLRRAAALGLGGIHVREDAGGSALSRADGVLVLEVLATACPSIAGYLSIHNMVAWMIDRYGDEAQRARRLPGLCSMADLGSYCLTEPGAGSDAAALRTRAVRDGDGYVLTGVKQFISGAGTSRVYVVMARTGEEGPGGISAFVVERDDPGLSFGPDEKKMGWNAQPTRQVILDGVRIPADRRLGAEGDGFRIAMSGLNGGRLGIAACSLGGGQSALHAAQAYLADREAFGGRLLDAQALQFRLADMATELAAARALVRQAAEALDRGDPQAPQLCAMAKRFATDTGYSVADRALQLHGGYGYLSEYGMEKIVRDLRVHQILEGTNEIMRLIVARGLTGAGAAR, from the coding sequence ATGACCACCGCCACCACGGCCGCCGCGCTCACCCCGGACCAGCTCGCCATCGTGGAGACGACGCTGGACTTCGCGCAGGAGCACATCGCGCCGCACGCCGTGGCCTGGGACCGGGACAAGCACTTTCCCGTGGACGTGCTGCGCAGGGCCGCCGCGCTGGGGCTCGGCGGGATCCACGTACGGGAGGACGCCGGCGGCTCCGCGCTGAGCCGGGCGGACGGCGTGCTGGTCCTCGAAGTGCTGGCCACCGCCTGCCCGTCCATCGCGGGCTATCTGTCCATCCACAACATGGTCGCCTGGATGATCGACCGGTACGGCGACGAGGCGCAGCGCGCCCGCCGGCTGCCCGGCCTGTGCTCGATGGCGGACCTGGGCAGCTACTGCCTGACCGAGCCGGGCGCCGGGTCCGACGCGGCGGCGCTGCGCACCCGCGCGGTCCGCGACGGCGACGGCTATGTCCTCACCGGCGTCAAGCAGTTCATCTCCGGCGCCGGGACCTCGCGGGTGTACGTGGTGATGGCCCGTACCGGCGAGGAGGGTCCGGGCGGCATCTCCGCGTTCGTCGTCGAGCGGGACGATCCGGGGCTGTCGTTCGGCCCGGACGAGAAGAAGATGGGCTGGAACGCGCAGCCCACCCGGCAGGTGATCCTGGACGGGGTGCGGATTCCGGCGGACCGGCGGCTCGGCGCGGAGGGCGACGGCTTCCGGATCGCGATGAGCGGCCTGAACGGCGGCCGCCTCGGCATCGCCGCCTGCTCCCTCGGCGGCGGGCAGAGCGCCCTGCACGCGGCGCAGGCGTACCTCGCCGACCGGGAGGCGTTCGGCGGCCGGCTGCTGGACGCGCAGGCGCTCCAGTTCCGCCTCGCCGACATGGCCACGGAGCTGGCCGCCGCCCGCGCGCTGGTGCGGCAGGCGGCCGAGGCGCTGGACCGGGGCGATCCGCAGGCGCCGCAGCTGTGCGCGATGGCCAAGCGGTTCGCCACCGACACGGGCTACTCCGTCGCCGACCGCGCGCTGCAACTGCACGGCGGCTACGGCTACCTGAGTGAATACGGCATGGAGAAGATCGTCCGCGATCTTCGCGTCCATCAGATCCTGGAAGGGACGAACGAGATCATGCGCCTGATCGTGGCCCGCGGGCTGACCGGGGCGGGGGCCGCCCGATGA
- a CDS encoding enoyl-CoA hydratase/isomerase family protein, whose translation MTDDCVLLRTEGRTAYVTLNRPKALNALDHTMVRRIDAALAEWEHDPAVETVVITGAGERGLCAGGDIRAIHEDARSGGGAASAAFWRDEYRLNARIARFPKPYVAVMDGIVMGGGVGVSAHGSVRIVTERSGVAMPETGIGFVPDVGGTYLLALAPGELGTHLALTGAAVGAGDALLCGLADHFVPSERVAGLVADLAAAPVPEVLPRYVQEVPGGELAAHREWIDTCYAAGTVEEIVDRLLGSGVPEAKEAAETILAKSPTSLKVTLAALRRARGLGPLERVLDQEYRVSCAALSAPDLVEGIRAQVIDKDRTPRWSPATLAEVTDEDVARFFAPLGDDELGLAGGAGTQEVPW comes from the coding sequence ATGACCGACGACTGCGTACTGCTGCGGACCGAGGGGCGGACGGCGTACGTCACCCTCAACCGGCCCAAGGCCCTCAACGCCCTCGACCACACCATGGTGCGCCGCATCGACGCGGCCCTGGCCGAGTGGGAGCACGACCCCGCCGTCGAGACCGTGGTGATCACCGGCGCGGGCGAGCGCGGGCTGTGCGCGGGCGGCGACATCCGTGCCATCCACGAGGACGCGCGGTCCGGCGGCGGCGCGGCGTCCGCGGCGTTCTGGCGCGACGAGTACCGGCTCAACGCCCGTATCGCCCGCTTCCCCAAGCCGTACGTCGCCGTCATGGACGGCATCGTGATGGGCGGCGGTGTCGGCGTCTCGGCGCACGGCAGCGTACGGATCGTCACCGAGCGGTCCGGGGTCGCCATGCCCGAGACCGGCATCGGCTTCGTACCGGACGTCGGCGGAACGTACCTGCTGGCGCTCGCGCCCGGGGAACTGGGCACCCACCTGGCGCTGACCGGCGCGGCGGTGGGGGCCGGGGACGCGCTGCTGTGCGGGCTCGCCGACCACTTCGTCCCGTCGGAGCGGGTGGCGGGGCTGGTGGCGGACCTCGCCGCCGCCCCGGTGCCCGAGGTGCTGCCCCGGTACGTACAGGAGGTGCCGGGAGGCGAGCTGGCGGCCCACCGGGAGTGGATCGATACCTGCTACGCGGCCGGCACCGTGGAGGAGATCGTGGACCGGCTGCTCGGCAGCGGCGTCCCGGAGGCCAAGGAGGCCGCCGAGACGATCCTCGCCAAGTCGCCGACCTCGCTGAAGGTGACCCTGGCCGCGCTGCGCCGGGCCCGCGGGCTGGGGCCGCTGGAACGCGTCCTGGACCAGGAGTACCGCGTCTCGTGCGCGGCGCTGTCCGCACCGGACCTGGTCGAGGGCATCCGCGCCCAGGTGATCGACAAGGACCGTACGCCGCGCTGGTCCCCCGCCACCCTCGCCGAGGTCACGGACGAGGACGTGGCCCGCTTCTTCGCGCCGCTCGGCGACGACGAGCTGGGGCTCGCCGGCGGCGCCGGTACGCAGGAGGTGCCGTGGTGA
- the mmsB gene encoding 3-hydroxyisobutyrate dehydrogenase, whose amino-acid sequence MNAEARTGSDAPVTVGFVGLGNMGGPMAANLVRAGHRVTGFDLVPEALAAAAGAGVAPADSAAAAVADADVVITMLPAGRHVLALYEDGGLLAAARPGTLFVDCSTIDVADARAAHEAVVRAGHQGLDAPVSGGVVGAEAGTLTFMAGGGAAEFARAEPLLAAMGRKAVHCGAAGAGQAAKICNNMILGISMIGVSEAFVLGESLGLSHQALYDVASTASGQCWALSVNCPVPGPVPASPANRDYRPGFAAPLMAKDLGLAANAVRAGGVQAELGLRAAELYAAFAEGEGAAEDFSGIVRAIRKRSDGTPGTRRTEQNGTTA is encoded by the coding sequence GTGAACGCGGAGGCACGTACCGGAAGCGACGCGCCCGTCACGGTCGGTTTCGTCGGCCTCGGCAACATGGGCGGGCCGATGGCGGCGAACCTGGTCAGGGCCGGTCACCGGGTGACCGGTTTCGATCTCGTGCCGGAGGCACTGGCGGCGGCCGCCGGGGCGGGCGTGGCGCCCGCCGATTCGGCGGCCGCGGCCGTGGCGGACGCGGACGTGGTGATCACCATGCTGCCCGCCGGACGCCATGTCCTGGCCCTCTACGAGGACGGCGGGCTGCTCGCGGCAGCCCGCCCCGGCACCCTGTTCGTCGACTGCTCCACCATCGACGTGGCCGACGCCCGCGCCGCCCACGAGGCCGTCGTACGCGCGGGTCACCAAGGGCTGGACGCACCGGTCTCGGGCGGCGTGGTGGGCGCCGAGGCCGGCACGCTGACGTTCATGGCGGGCGGCGGGGCTGCCGAGTTCGCGCGGGCCGAGCCGCTGCTCGCGGCGATGGGCAGGAAGGCGGTGCACTGCGGCGCGGCGGGCGCCGGACAGGCCGCGAAGATCTGCAACAACATGATCCTCGGCATCTCGATGATCGGGGTCAGCGAGGCCTTCGTCCTCGGCGAGAGCCTGGGCCTGTCCCATCAGGCCCTGTACGACGTGGCGTCCACGGCGAGCGGGCAGTGCTGGGCGCTCAGCGTCAACTGCCCCGTGCCGGGCCCGGTGCCGGCCAGCCCCGCCAACCGCGACTACCGGCCCGGCTTCGCCGCACCGCTGATGGCCAAGGACCTGGGCCTGGCCGCGAACGCGGTCCGCGCGGGCGGCGTACAGGCCGAACTCGGCCTGCGCGCCGCGGAACTGTACGCGGCGTTCGCCGAGGGCGAGGGCGCGGCCGAGGACTTCTCCGGCATCGTACGGGCCATCAGGAAGCGGTCCGACGGCACACCCGGAACCCGGCGAACCGAACAGAATGGAACGACCGCATGA
- a CDS encoding enoyl-CoA hydratase produces MTATDPAAAAAETQPYETILVERTGRTALLTLNRPKALNALNLQVMNEVVAATAELDRDPDIGCIVITGSPKAFAAGADIKEMRPRSYMDMYLGDWFTAWDRLGDLRTPTVAAVAGHALGGGCELAMLCDILLAADTAVFGQPEIKLGVIPGIGGSQRLTRAVGKAKAMELCLTGRTMDAAEAERAGLVSRIVPAADLLTEARAVAQKVAAMSAPVAMMAKEAVNRAFETTLAEGVRFERRLFHAVFATEDQKEGMTAFVEKRGAEFRHR; encoded by the coding sequence ATGACCGCCACCGACCCGGCCGCCGCCGCCGCCGAGACCCAGCCGTACGAGACGATCCTCGTGGAACGCACCGGCCGCACCGCACTCCTCACCCTCAACCGCCCCAAGGCGCTCAACGCCCTCAACCTCCAGGTGATGAACGAGGTCGTGGCGGCGACCGCCGAGCTGGACCGCGACCCGGACATCGGCTGCATCGTCATCACCGGCTCGCCGAAGGCCTTCGCGGCCGGGGCCGACATCAAGGAGATGCGGCCGCGGTCGTACATGGACATGTACCTCGGCGACTGGTTCACCGCCTGGGACCGGCTGGGCGATCTGCGCACACCGACCGTCGCGGCGGTGGCCGGGCACGCCCTGGGCGGCGGCTGCGAGCTGGCCATGCTCTGCGACATCCTGCTCGCCGCCGACACCGCGGTCTTCGGCCAGCCCGAGATCAAGCTCGGCGTGATCCCCGGCATCGGCGGCTCCCAGCGGCTGACCCGCGCCGTCGGCAAGGCCAAGGCGATGGAACTCTGTCTGACCGGCCGCACCATGGACGCGGCGGAGGCCGAACGGGCCGGTCTGGTCTCCCGGATCGTGCCCGCCGCCGACCTGCTGACCGAGGCCCGCGCCGTCGCGCAGAAGGTGGCGGCGATGTCCGCGCCGGTCGCGATGATGGCCAAGGAGGCCGTCAACCGCGCCTTCGAAACCACCCTGGCCGAGGGCGTCCGCTTCGAGCGCCGCCTGTTCCACGCGGTGTTCGCCACCGAGGACCAGAAGGAGGGGATGACGGCGTTCGTGGAGAAGCGGGGGGCGGAGTTCCGGCACCGTTAG
- a CDS encoding GmrSD restriction endonuclease domain-containing protein, with product MEARETTFERLIQGDNQFQIPLYQRTYSWDATDHQRLWDDLLQQTVVGGDDAPAGHFLGSLVLDPRAPLPDTVQRWVVIDGQQRLTTLMLLACAMRDHVRAFDAGKADLVHRRYLVNEEDYTGLDAYRLLPTQADRPSYLACVDSDPTAGGEDSIGAAYRFFRAALAEYDPVGEWDAVRHIDQALRHRLTLVTITAGPQDNAFRIFESLNNTGKSLSQADLLRNYVFMQLPTLGEQVYDRVWLPLQTELGPDRLTTLAWLDLVLQGQPRLTSSEVYEGQRRRMGRIVAAEGEEGLREDLVRLRRLGHLLLRVFEPDRETCAELRAALTRLAQWGGEAHYPPALHVLDQVDRGETGTAQAVEALTCVESFLVRRMICREPSHSVRQLLATVPSGLERDRPLPEAIRRFLSGPRRGWPRDEELREAIRTQPFYWQGSGRHRSYVLRRFEEDYASPEPVDFSRAWASIEHVLPQRAGQEWLAMLAEDAEEGERAEELHEALVHTLGNLTLTGENGRLSNHPYERKQQILDRSALRMNREIAAAGRWGRREILDRAERLADRAVRIWPGPLAAGDPRSDERSEWQRLRKVLAGVPAGKWTAYKDLATVTGAGSPQTVGSYLAKHADVANAHRVLTADGTSSPGFAWFDGRTESQQEALEREGVRFSGTVADAGQRLLLSELAALAGLDAPEGSAEESAVRHPDAPADRAENFARLLRAHQPDVADDLLTWLGKWEAQGGRLQYGAAAETSCAPALREGRGPQGGIWPVSVYPRSGTVEVVFEYLSGREPFTRIGLLAELRDRLRTIPGVELAVPDEELTRRRPNFPLGALRGEGLVIFAETLEWFRQQSL from the coding sequence ATGGAAGCGCGAGAGACGACGTTCGAGCGGCTGATCCAGGGGGACAACCAGTTCCAGATCCCCCTGTATCAGCGCACCTACAGCTGGGACGCGACGGACCACCAGCGGCTGTGGGACGACCTGTTGCAGCAGACCGTCGTGGGCGGCGACGACGCGCCGGCCGGACACTTCCTCGGGTCGCTGGTGCTCGACCCCCGCGCGCCCCTGCCGGACACGGTCCAGCGGTGGGTGGTCATCGACGGGCAGCAGCGGCTGACGACGCTGATGCTGCTGGCCTGCGCGATGCGCGATCACGTGCGTGCCTTCGACGCCGGGAAGGCGGATCTCGTCCACCGCCGGTACCTGGTCAACGAGGAGGACTACACCGGGCTCGACGCCTACCGGCTGCTGCCGACCCAGGCCGACCGGCCGTCGTACCTGGCCTGTGTGGACAGCGATCCCACCGCCGGCGGGGAGGACAGCATCGGTGCCGCCTACCGGTTCTTCCGGGCCGCACTCGCCGAGTACGACCCGGTCGGCGAGTGGGACGCCGTGCGCCACATCGACCAGGCGCTGCGCCACCGGCTGACCCTGGTGACGATCACGGCCGGGCCGCAGGACAACGCCTTCCGGATCTTCGAATCGCTCAACAACACCGGCAAGTCGCTCAGCCAGGCCGACCTGCTGCGCAACTACGTGTTCATGCAGCTGCCGACCCTCGGCGAGCAGGTGTACGACCGCGTATGGCTGCCTCTCCAGACCGAACTCGGCCCGGACCGGCTCACCACGCTCGCCTGGCTCGACCTGGTGCTGCAGGGGCAGCCACGGCTGACCAGCAGTGAGGTCTACGAAGGGCAGCGGCGCCGGATGGGCCGGATCGTGGCCGCGGAGGGCGAGGAGGGGCTGCGGGAGGACCTCGTCCGGCTGCGCCGTCTCGGTCATCTCCTGCTGCGGGTCTTCGAACCCGACCGGGAGACCTGCGCGGAGCTCCGGGCGGCTCTGACGCGGCTCGCGCAGTGGGGAGGCGAGGCGCACTACCCGCCCGCGCTGCACGTGCTGGACCAGGTGGACCGGGGCGAAACCGGGACCGCGCAGGCTGTCGAGGCCCTGACCTGCGTGGAGAGTTTCCTGGTCCGGCGCATGATCTGCCGTGAGCCCTCGCACAGTGTCCGGCAGCTGCTGGCCACCGTTCCGTCGGGCCTGGAACGGGACCGGCCCCTGCCCGAAGCGATACGCCGCTTCCTGTCCGGGCCGCGGCGGGGCTGGCCACGCGACGAGGAACTGCGCGAGGCGATCCGTACGCAGCCGTTCTACTGGCAGGGCAGCGGCCGCCACCGCTCCTACGTCCTGCGGCGGTTCGAGGAGGACTACGCCTCTCCGGAACCCGTGGACTTCTCCCGCGCCTGGGCATCGATCGAGCACGTCCTGCCGCAGCGGGCGGGACAGGAGTGGCTGGCCATGCTGGCCGAGGACGCCGAAGAGGGGGAGCGGGCGGAGGAGCTGCACGAGGCACTGGTGCACACCCTGGGCAACCTGACGCTCACCGGCGAGAACGGACGGCTGTCCAACCATCCGTACGAGCGCAAGCAGCAGATCCTCGACCGGAGCGCGCTGCGCATGAACCGGGAGATAGCCGCCGCCGGCCGCTGGGGGCGCCGCGAGATCCTGGACCGTGCCGAGCGCCTCGCCGACCGGGCGGTGCGGATCTGGCCGGGGCCGCTGGCCGCCGGCGACCCGCGCTCCGACGAGCGGTCGGAGTGGCAGCGGCTGCGGAAGGTGCTGGCAGGCGTTCCGGCCGGGAAGTGGACGGCCTACAAGGATCTCGCCACGGTCACCGGAGCGGGTTCGCCGCAGACCGTCGGCAGCTACCTGGCCAAGCACGCGGATGTGGCGAACGCGCACCGCGTACTGACGGCCGACGGCACGTCCTCCCCCGGGTTCGCCTGGTTCGACGGCCGTACGGAGTCGCAGCAGGAGGCGCTGGAACGCGAAGGCGTCCGGTTCAGCGGGACGGTGGCCGACGCGGGGCAGCGGCTGCTCCTGTCCGAGCTCGCCGCGCTCGCCGGGCTCGACGCTCCGGAAGGGAGCGCCGAGGAGTCGGCAGTGCGGCACCCCGATGCCCCTGCCGACCGGGCGGAGAACTTCGCCAGGCTGCTGCGTGCCCACCAGCCGGATGTCGCGGACGATTTGCTGACCTGGCTGGGCAAGTGGGAAGCACAGGGCGGCCGGCTCCAGTACGGTGCCGCCGCGGAGACCAGCTGTGCGCCCGCGCTGCGGGAGGGAAGGGGCCCGCAGGGCGGCATCTGGCCGGTGAGCGTGTACCCGCGTTCGGGAACCGTCGAGGTCGTCTTCGAATACCTTTCCGGCCGGGAGCCCTTCACCCGGATCGGGCTGCTGGCCGAACTGCGCGACCGGCTGCGGACGATCCCCGGCGTGGAGCTGGCCGTGCCCGACGAGGAACTGACCCGGCGACGGCCGAATTTCCCGCTGGGGGCGCTGCGCGGTGAGGGGCTCGTCATCTTCGCCGAGACACTGGAATGGTTCCGGCAGCAGAGCCTGTGA
- a CDS encoding acyl-CoA dehydrogenase family protein: MTAFALGPQEQKWCAELRTLTAERLRPLADRGEPGRVNRPLVAALGELGLLRRLFPVEGPVRALDLCLLRESLAQESTEAETALALQGLGTYPVVQSGTERQRARWLPEVVAGRAVAAFALSEPDAGSDAGALALAAEPDGPPDAGRWRLTGEKCWISNAPEADFATVFARTGGGPGSRGITAFLVPADRPGLSGTPLDMLSPHPIGTLVFDGVPVTRDDMVGEPDRGFGVAMRTLNLFRPSVGAFAVGMAQAALDAALAHAADRTAFGGPLKDLQAVSHQLAETATRIEAARLLVHAAATAYDSGAPDIAKRSAMAKLLATETAQQAVDTAVQIHGARALRRGHLLEHLYREVRAPRIYEGATEVQRSIIAKELYRGR; the protein is encoded by the coding sequence GTGACCGCATTCGCGCTGGGGCCCCAGGAGCAGAAGTGGTGCGCCGAACTGCGCACGCTGACCGCCGAACGGCTGCGCCCGCTGGCGGACCGCGGCGAGCCGGGCCGCGTGAACCGCCCGCTGGTCGCCGCCCTGGGCGAACTCGGCCTGCTGCGCCGCCTGTTCCCCGTCGAGGGGCCGGTACGCGCCCTCGACCTGTGCCTGCTGCGGGAGTCCCTGGCCCAGGAGTCCACCGAGGCCGAGACCGCGCTCGCGCTCCAGGGCCTGGGCACGTACCCCGTCGTCCAGTCCGGTACGGAGCGGCAGCGGGCGCGCTGGCTGCCGGAGGTGGTCGCGGGCCGCGCGGTGGCCGCCTTCGCGCTGAGCGAGCCGGACGCGGGCTCGGACGCCGGGGCGCTCGCCCTGGCCGCCGAGCCGGACGGCCCGCCGGACGCCGGACGCTGGCGGCTGACCGGCGAGAAGTGCTGGATCTCCAACGCGCCGGAGGCGGACTTCGCCACCGTCTTCGCCCGCACGGGCGGCGGCCCCGGGTCCCGCGGCATCACCGCCTTCCTGGTCCCCGCCGACCGCCCAGGCCTGTCCGGTACCCCGCTGGACATGCTCAGCCCGCACCCGATCGGCACCCTGGTCTTCGACGGCGTGCCGGTGACCCGCGACGACATGGTGGGCGAACCGGACCGCGGCTTCGGCGTCGCGATGCGCACGCTCAACCTCTTCCGGCCGAGCGTCGGCGCCTTCGCCGTCGGCATGGCCCAGGCCGCCCTGGACGCCGCCCTGGCCCACGCCGCCGACCGCACCGCGTTCGGCGGCCCCCTCAAGGACCTCCAGGCCGTCTCCCACCAGCTCGCCGAGACCGCCACCCGCATCGAGGCCGCCCGCCTCCTCGTCCACGCCGCGGCCACCGCGTACGACAGCGGCGCCCCCGACATCGCCAAGCGCTCCGCGATGGCCAAACTCCTGGCCACCGAGACCGCCCAGCAGGCCGTCGACACCGCCGTCCAGATCCACGGCGCCCGCGCCCTGCGCCGCGGCCACCTCCTCGAACACCTCTACCGCGAGGTCCGCGCGCCGCGCATCTACGAGGGGGCGACGGAGGTGCAGCGGTCGATCATCGCGAAGGAGCTGTACCGGGGGCGGTGA
- a CDS encoding AMP-binding protein — protein sequence MELTPSAHVDTFARDHLPPAGRWPRLTDLGYPDRLNCGAELLDATAERWGHGRPAFRDAAGTVWTYGELRARVNRIARVLTDDLGVLPGHRVLLRGPTTPLLAACWLAVMKAGAVAVTVLATQRPRELATVCGLARVGHALCDVRAMDDLVAAGVPGLRITPYGGDGADDLLRRAEAGPAAYEAVATAADDVALIAFTSGTTGRPKGCMHFHRDVLAIADTFSARVLRPTPDDVFAGSPPLGFTFGLGGLVVFPLRAGASAYLADWGGPGQLLGDIARHRVSVLFTAPTAYRVMLPKLAAHDVSSLRRCVSAGENLPAATWREWERATGLRIINGIGATELLHIFISAADEQARPGTTGLPVPGFEARVVDADGRPVPDGTPGLLAVRGPTGCRYLADERQREYVRDGWNLTGDTYVRDADGYFSYVARADDMIISAGYNIAGPEVEDALLRHPDVAEAAVVGRPDAERGQVVVAHLVLRQGVPRGPEAVAELREFTKAAIAPYKCPREIVFHDALPRTATGKLQRFRLRGGGTGSPDRTP from the coding sequence ATGGAACTGACGCCGTCGGCGCACGTCGACACCTTCGCCCGCGACCACCTCCCCCCGGCCGGCCGGTGGCCGCGCCTCACGGACCTCGGCTACCCGGACCGCCTCAACTGCGGCGCCGAACTCCTCGACGCCACCGCCGAGCGGTGGGGTCACGGCCGCCCGGCCTTCCGGGACGCGGCCGGCACCGTGTGGACGTACGGGGAACTGCGCGCACGCGTCAACCGCATCGCACGCGTGCTCACCGACGACCTGGGCGTGCTCCCCGGCCACCGGGTGCTGCTGCGCGGTCCCACCACTCCTCTGCTGGCCGCCTGTTGGCTGGCCGTGATGAAGGCGGGCGCGGTGGCCGTGACCGTGCTGGCCACCCAGCGTCCGCGGGAGCTGGCCACCGTCTGCGGGCTGGCCCGGGTGGGGCACGCGCTGTGCGATGTGCGGGCGATGGACGACCTGGTGGCCGCGGGGGTGCCGGGGCTGCGCATCACCCCGTACGGCGGGGACGGGGCGGACGACCTGCTGCGGCGTGCCGAGGCCGGACCGGCCGCGTACGAGGCGGTGGCGACCGCGGCCGACGACGTGGCGCTGATCGCCTTCACCTCGGGGACCACCGGGCGGCCCAAGGGCTGTATGCACTTCCACCGCGATGTGCTGGCCATCGCCGACACCTTCTCCGCGCGGGTGCTGCGTCCCACGCCGGACGACGTGTTCGCCGGGAGCCCGCCGCTCGGCTTCACCTTCGGGCTCGGCGGGCTGGTGGTCTTCCCGCTGCGGGCCGGCGCCTCGGCGTACCTGGCCGACTGGGGCGGGCCCGGGCAACTGCTGGGCGACATCGCGCGGCACCGCGTCTCCGTGCTGTTCACCGCGCCGACCGCCTACCGGGTCATGCTGCCGAAGCTGGCCGCGCACGACGTGTCCTCGCTGCGGCGCTGTGTGTCGGCGGGCGAGAACCTGCCCGCGGCGACCTGGCGGGAGTGGGAGCGGGCCACCGGGCTGCGCATCATCAACGGCATCGGCGCCACGGAGCTGCTGCACATCTTCATCTCGGCCGCGGACGAGCAGGCCAGGCCGGGCACGACCGGGCTGCCGGTGCCGGGTTTCGAGGCGCGGGTGGTCGACGCGGACGGCCGGCCGGTGCCGGACGGGACGCCTGGGCTGCTCGCGGTGCGCGGCCCGACGGGCTGCCGCTACCTGGCGGACGAGCGGCAGCGGGAGTACGTGCGCGACGGCTGGAACCTGACCGGCGACACCTATGTCCGGGACGCGGACGGCTACTTCAGCTATGTGGCACGGGCGGACGACATGATCATCTCGGCCGGGTACAACATCGCCGGGCCGGAGGTCGAGGACGCCCTGCTGCGCCATCCCGATGTCGCCGAAGCGGCGGTGGTGGGGCGGCCCGACGCGGAGCGCGGCCAGGTGGTGGTGGCCCATCTCGTCCTGCGGCAGGGCGTTCCGCGCGGTCCGGAAGCGGTCGCGGAGCTGCGCGAGTTCACCAAGGCGGCCATAGCGCCGTACAAGTGCCCGCGCGAGATCGTCTTCCACGACGCGCTGCCCCGGACGGCGACCGGCAAGCTCCAGCGCTTCCGGCTGCGCGGCGGCGGCACGGGCAGCCCGGACCGTACGCCGTGA
- a CDS encoding PaaX family transcriptional regulator produces the protein MSDQHAQRTPRSLIVTFYGAYGRDGGGGPGEVPGPVPVAALIRLLGALGVDPPSVRSAVSRLKRRGLLVAARTEAGAAAYGLSEAAHQLLDDGDRRIYGRPDPGPSDGWVLAVFSVPEQERHKRHLLRSRLARLGFGTAAPGVWIAPAHLYDETRHTLDRLHLSAYVDLFTGTHSGFEPTADAVARWWDLDAIAARHRAFLDDHEPVLRHWSSRRPVPPEAAYRDYLLALDAWRRLPYADPGLPSPLLPEGWPGGRAADVFGRLHTELRAAGAPFVRAAVNGGRAAATA, from the coding sequence GTGAGCGACCAGCACGCGCAGCGCACGCCGCGGTCCCTGATCGTCACCTTCTACGGTGCGTACGGGCGCGACGGCGGTGGCGGCCCCGGCGAGGTGCCCGGCCCGGTGCCGGTCGCCGCGCTGATCCGGCTGCTCGGGGCGCTCGGCGTCGATCCGCCGTCGGTGCGCTCGGCGGTCTCCCGGCTCAAGCGGCGCGGCCTGCTCGTCGCCGCCCGTACGGAGGCGGGGGCCGCCGCGTACGGGCTCTCGGAGGCGGCGCACCAGCTGCTGGACGACGGTGACCGGCGGATCTACGGCCGGCCGGACCCCGGCCCTTCGGACGGCTGGGTCCTGGCCGTCTTCTCGGTGCCCGAACAGGAGCGGCACAAGCGGCATCTGCTGCGCTCCCGGCTGGCCCGGCTGGGCTTCGGCACCGCCGCGCCGGGGGTGTGGATCGCCCCGGCCCACCTGTACGACGAGACCCGGCACACCCTGGACCGGCTGCACCTCTCGGCGTACGTGGACCTGTTCACGGGCACGCATTCCGGTTTCGAGCCGACCGCCGACGCGGTGGCCCGCTGGTGGGACCTGGACGCGATCGCCGCGCGGCACCGCGCCTTCCTCGACGACCACGAACCGGTGCTGCGCCACTGGTCGAGCCGCCGTCCCGTACCGCCCGAGGCGGCGTACCGCGATTACCTGCTGGCGCTGGACGCCTGGCGCCGCCTCCCGTACGCGGACCCCGGTCTGCCCTCTCCCCTCCTGCCCGAGGGCTGGCCGGGCGGCCGCGCGGCGGACGTCTTCGGCCGGCTGCACACCGAACTGCGGGCGGCCGGCGCGCCGTTCGTGCGGGCCGCGGTGAACGGGGGCCGGGCGGCCGCCACCGCCTGA